Proteins encoded by one window of Xiphias gladius isolate SHS-SW01 ecotype Sanya breed wild chromosome 15, ASM1685928v1, whole genome shotgun sequence:
- the LOC120800239 gene encoding peroxisome proliferator-activated receptor gamma coactivator-related protein 1-like isoform X2 has translation MWSGKMAARWRGKNGDLNADNSDFLERNSPNELVLSRGDVECVEMDTQSCTDHSILAIFEDSTVASEGKSGVEEESQTLLSALTEMLDSVEDDDGTLSPFDILPDTSLLIHPECRGNSLAISLADRLRPRPKSTNLTFPIKRDGEKEDQNITERNSPPQLLTQQSQTLFHSKTNKEENEVEVFTSTSLVNLVKLMHPYCLKLHVEEGDKLRKNQTLFSQEEVWKYERPTEESDEEINVVSDDDEPVKETKGKEEGDVKRDDGKLLKSVLLNGNSHRAPPSREKKRVSFGPIQVASFNESAEKGLNEKNLTSGHTTETVSVPLNSTKALGNPAGSALEPQTTPTSEMNGDKAEILPPKGETKAKSLSLQQYRQLRQKRQPLVEKQRNYTTKWPSVSEPPKELPPILCLQGRRQNSCGPKTAHHYPDHTTISINHIHKPGYKTLSHRTSLPPRPSPSQSKPPSHPRCSGLDFPRPESKTISPAGPIPDVRTNPNANVPESKKSPAKKPTLLSSDPPNPVLLPMPVSQTTSLSTADSSSKSKVEFFNIDSDLESTAHLPKIQNESSAAFPQTQPSSLEPKPQVLLVNQNGTALLQEINDKFTEIASDVSSRPPALCPATTQTEPASECNKLQPHKYSVSPKKEPKTPQSPSPDPVRQIKCPSSTPLSAQPPCPANAPVPKKKEVLPKVPPSISSPEEPPSTLQVGCRAQSATSDSGIEAPDLTSLLEQFEETQAKVESVCENQPRLVSATRTANLQTEGRTELDRSQPAGSEKTSQLLPTPSVEPLEPSETNRTPKTLRNLPQFQTLECVDIPEPLGTEIILRTQQEQPARRKNPPSKAIQIIDPRPLPSKKTHISTSEPPAAHASPHTYSSVSLDHDYCAPVDHSLTSATQRSRAKPSILKDISKITNESQVTALDSCAAAEWKTQTSTGQTKSVLQHHSEQPRTRSESHQSTDRSPQFSDCSAAAGDGGASEDETAPCPLPTPPPSPPLRGREKRRYRRRSPNSDSSSSCSSSSSSSSSSVSHSPKRKKLRHKRSASSSCSSSPCRSVSHSPPRRYRLSYSRSRCSRSRSRSWSQSRSPSRSRSPSPRIYCRQWKDVYSRESRKLRREHEIRIQKLKAIDERRVVYVGRIRRSMTHDELRERFSQFGEVECVSLHFRDRGDHYGFVTFYNMEDAFAAIDNGGKLRKADELPFDICFGGRRQFCSSNYSDLDANRDADLSPAKTRFEDFDFDSLLKQAQRGLKR, from the exons TTGGTCCTGAGTAGAGGTGATGTTGAATGTGTGGAGATGGACACACAGTCCTGTACGGATCACTCCATCCTGGCTATTTTTGAGGACTCCACAGTCGCATCAGAG GGTAAGAGTGGAGTGGAGGAAGAGAGTCAGACCCTGCTGTCAGCCCTGACTGAGATGCTGGACAGTGTGGAGGATGACGATGGGACTCTGTCTCCCTTTGATATTCTGCCAGACACCAGTCTCCTCATCCACCCAGAGTGCAGGGGCAACTCATTG GCAATATCACTCGCTGACAGACTTAGACCAAGACCCAAATCAACAAATCTAACATTCCCAATTAAGAGGGATGGAGAAAAGGAAGATCAGAACataacagagagaaacagccCCCCACAGCTGCTCACACAACAAAGTCAAACATTGTTTCACTCCAAAACTAATAAAGAAGAGAATGAAGTGGAGGTCTTCACCTCAACTTCTCTCGTCAACCTGGTTAAGCTCATGCACCCCTACTGTCTGAAGCTGCATGTGGAGGAGGGGGATAAACTGaggaaaaaccaaacattatTCTCCCAGGAAGAGGTGTGGAAGTATGAGAGGCCCACTGAGGAGAGTGATGAAGAGATAAATGTTGTATCTGATGATGACGAACCTGTGAAAGAGACAAAggggaaagaagagggagatgTAAAAAGAGATGATGGGAAACTCCTGAAGAGTGTGTTGCTGAATGGAAACTCACACAGAGCGCCGCCAtccagagagaagaaaagagtgaGCTTTGGCCCCATTCAAGTGGCTTCATTTAACGAATCAGCGGAAAAGGGATTGAATGAGAAAAATCTAACAAGTGGACACACAACTGAGACTGTGTCAGTTCCACTAAACAGCACAAAAGCACTTGGAAATCCAGCTGGGTCGGCACTTGAACCCCAGACGACACCAACCTCAGAAATGAATGGTGACAAGGCTGAAATTCTGCCACCTAAAGGTGAGACAAAGGCCAAATCACTCAGTCTCCAACAGTACAGACAGCTGCGCCAGAAGAGACAGCCCCTGGTGGAGAAACAGAGGAACTACACGACCAAGTGGCCCTCCGTTTCTGAGCCCCCCAAGGAGTTGCCCCCCATCCTCTGTTTACAGGGACGAAGACAAAATAGCTGTGGACCAAAGACAGCACACCACTATCCAGACCATACCACAATCAGTATTAATCATATCCATAAACCTGGGTACAAGACTTTATCCCATCGTACCTCTCTACCGCCAAGGCCTAGCCCCTCACAGTCAAAACCACCCAGTCATCCACGCTGCAGCGGATTAGATTTCCCAAGACCTGAATCCAAAACCATCTCACCTGCTGGTCCAATTCCAGACGTCAGAACTAACCCAAATGCGAATGTGcctgaaagcaaaaaaagtcCAGCAAAGAAACCAACATTGCTTAGTAGCGATCCCCCAAATCCTGTCCTCCTTCCCATGCCAGTTAGCCAAACCACATCACTATCAACTGCCGACTCCTCATCAAAATCCAAAGTGGAGTTCTTCAACATAGACTCCGACCTCGAGAGCACCGCACACTTaccaaaaatccaaaatgaaTCCTCAGCAGCATTTCCTCAAACACAGCCATCCTCCTTAGAGCCAAAGCCCCAGGTGTTGCTAGTAAACCAAAACGGCACCGCCCTGCTTCAGGAAATTAATGACAAGTTTACCGAGATAGCCTCAGATGTCTCCTCTAGACCTCCAGCGTTGTGTCCTGccacaacacaaactgaaccTGCCTCAGAGTGCAATAAACTACAGCCACACAAATACAGCGTGAGCccaaaaaaagaaccaaagacTCCTCAGTCACCAAGTCCAGATCCAGTGAGGCAAATAAAGTGCCCTTCCTCCACGCCACTCTCTGCTCAGCCACCTTGTCCTGCAAATGCTCCTGTACCGAAAAAGAAGGAGGTGTTACCAAAGGTTCCCCCAAGTATTTCTTCTCCGGAGGAACCACCATCCACTCTTCAGGTTGGCTGTAGAGCACAGAGTGCAACATCCGACTCAG GAATTGAAGCCCCCGATCTGACCAGCCTTCTCGAACAGTTTGAGGAAACACAAG CTAAAGTGGAGAGCGTCTGTGAGAACCAGCCCCGACTCGTTAGTGCTACTCGTACCGCGAACCTACAAACAGAAGGACGCACAGAGCTGGATAGAAGTCAGCCTGCGGGATCAGAAAAGACCTCGCAATTACTACCGACCCCCTCTGTGGAACCACTTGAACCTTCAGAAACCAACCGGACCCCAAAAACCCTCAGGAATCTGCCACAGTTCCAAACGTTGGAGTGTGTGGACATCCCCGAGCCCCTCGGCACTGAAATCATCCTCCGCACTCAGCAAGAGCAGCCTGCGAGACGCAAAAATCCTCCATCCAAGGCCATTCAGATCATCGATCCCCGTCCTCTACCATCCAAGAAGACTCACATCAGCACTTCAGAGCCTCCCGCTGCTCACGCCTCTCCTCACACGTATTCATCCGTATCATTGGATCACGATTACTGCGCGCCTGTGGATCACTCACTTACAAGCGCCACTCAGCGTAGCAGAGCTAAGCCCTCCATACTCAAGGATATTTCTAAAATTACTAATGAATCGCAGGTTACTGCTCTCGACtcatgtgctgctgctgaatggAAAACCCAGACCTCGACTGGACAAACAAAGTCTGTGTTGCAGCATCACTCTGAGCAACCCAGGACTAGATCAGAGTCACACCAGTCCACAGACAGATCTCCGCAGTTTTCAGACTGCAGTGCTGCCGCAGGAGACGGTGGTGCAAGTGAAGACGAGACAGCCCCATGCCCTCTCCCTACACCTCCACCCAGCCCTCCTctcagagggagggagaagaggagatatcGGAGAAGATCCCCTAATTCCGactccagctccagctgctcctcctcgtcatcttcctcctccagctctgtgtCTCActctccaaaaagaaaaaa GCTCCGTCACAAGCGTTCAGCGAGCAGTTCATGTTCGTCGTCCCCCTGTCGCTCCGTTTCCCACTCCCCACCTCGGCGCTACAGGTTGTCTTACTCCAGATCGAGATGCAGCAGGTCAAGATCCAGATCTTGGTCCCAGTCCAGGTCCCCATCTAGATCCCGATCACCATCCCCACGGATTTACTGTAGGCAGTGGAAAGACGTTTACAG cagagaatcCAGGAAGCTCAGGAGAGAGCACGAGATTAGGATTCAGAAACTTAAAGCCATA GATGAGCGCAGGGTAGTGTACGTCGGCCGCATCCGCAGGTCTATGACACACGACGAACTGAGAGAACGCTTCTCTCAGTTCGGAGAGGTGGAGTGTGTTTCCCTTCACTTCAGAGACAGGGG AGACCACTACGGCTTTGTCACGTTCTACAACATGGAAGATGCTTTCGCAGCCATTGATAATGGCGGCAAACTACGGAAGGCTGATGAGCTGCCATTTGACATCTGCTTCGGTGGTAGAAGACAGTTCTGCAGTTCTAACTACTCTGATCTAG aCGCAAACAGAGATGCAGACCTGTCTCCTGCCAAGACTAGGTTTGAGGACTTCGACTTTGATTCCCTGCTGAAGCAGGCCCAGAGAGGATTAAAGAGGTAG
- the LOC120800239 gene encoding peroxisome proliferator-activated receptor gamma coactivator-related protein 1-like isoform X1: MWSGKMAARWRGKNGDLNADNSDFLERNSPNELVLSRGDVECVEMDTQSCTDHSILAIFEDSTVASEGKSGVEEESQTLLSALTEMLDSVEDDDGTLSPFDILPDTSLLIHPECRGNSLAISLADRLRPRPKSTNLTFPIKRDGEKEDQNITERNSPPQLLTQQSQTLFHSKTNKEENEVEVFTSTSLVNLVKLMHPYCLKLHVEEGDKLRKNQTLFSQEEVWKYERPTEESDEEINVVSDDDEPVKETKGKEEGDVKRDDGKLLKSVLLNGNSHRAPPSREKKRVSFGPIQVASFNESAEKGLNEKNLTSGHTTETVSVPLNSTKALGNPAGSALEPQTTPTSEMNGDKAEILPPKGETKAKSLSLQQYRQLRQKRQPLVEKQRNYTTKWPSVSEPPKELPPILCLQGRRQNSCGPKTAHHYPDHTTISINHIHKPGYKTLSHRTSLPPRPSPSQSKPPSHPRCSGLDFPRPESKTISPAGPIPDVRTNPNANVPESKKSPAKKPTLLSSDPPNPVLLPMPVSQTTSLSTADSSSKSKVEFFNIDSDLESTAHLPKIQNESSAAFPQTQPSSLEPKPQVLLVNQNGTALLQEINDKFTEIASDVSSRPPALCPATTQTEPASECNKLQPHKYSVSPKKEPKTPQSPSPDPVRQIKCPSSTPLSAQPPCPANAPVPKKKEVLPKVPPSISSPEEPPSTLQVGCRAQSATSDSGIEAPDLTSLLEQFEETQAKVESVCENQPRLVSATRTANLQTEGRTELDRSQPAGSEKTSQLLPTPSVEPLEPSETNRTPKTLRNLPQFQTLECVDIPEPLGTEIILRTQQEQPARRKNPPSKAIQIIDPRPLPSKKTHISTSEPPAAHASPHTYSSVSLDHDYCAPVDHSLTSATQRSRAKPSILKDISKITNESQVTALDSCAAAEWKTQTSTGQTKSVLQHHSEQPRTRSESHQSTDRSPQFSDCSAAAGDGGASEDETAPCPLPTPPPSPPLRGREKRRYRRRSPNSDSSSSCSSSSSSSSSSVSHSPKRKKLRHKRSASSSCSSSPCRSVSHSPPRRYRLSYSRSRCSRSRSRSWSQSRSPSRSRSPSPRIYCRQWKDVYSSRESRKLRREHEIRIQKLKAIDERRVVYVGRIRRSMTHDELRERFSQFGEVECVSLHFRDRGDHYGFVTFYNMEDAFAAIDNGGKLRKADELPFDICFGGRRQFCSSNYSDLDANRDADLSPAKTRFEDFDFDSLLKQAQRGLKR; encoded by the exons TTGGTCCTGAGTAGAGGTGATGTTGAATGTGTGGAGATGGACACACAGTCCTGTACGGATCACTCCATCCTGGCTATTTTTGAGGACTCCACAGTCGCATCAGAG GGTAAGAGTGGAGTGGAGGAAGAGAGTCAGACCCTGCTGTCAGCCCTGACTGAGATGCTGGACAGTGTGGAGGATGACGATGGGACTCTGTCTCCCTTTGATATTCTGCCAGACACCAGTCTCCTCATCCACCCAGAGTGCAGGGGCAACTCATTG GCAATATCACTCGCTGACAGACTTAGACCAAGACCCAAATCAACAAATCTAACATTCCCAATTAAGAGGGATGGAGAAAAGGAAGATCAGAACataacagagagaaacagccCCCCACAGCTGCTCACACAACAAAGTCAAACATTGTTTCACTCCAAAACTAATAAAGAAGAGAATGAAGTGGAGGTCTTCACCTCAACTTCTCTCGTCAACCTGGTTAAGCTCATGCACCCCTACTGTCTGAAGCTGCATGTGGAGGAGGGGGATAAACTGaggaaaaaccaaacattatTCTCCCAGGAAGAGGTGTGGAAGTATGAGAGGCCCACTGAGGAGAGTGATGAAGAGATAAATGTTGTATCTGATGATGACGAACCTGTGAAAGAGACAAAggggaaagaagagggagatgTAAAAAGAGATGATGGGAAACTCCTGAAGAGTGTGTTGCTGAATGGAAACTCACACAGAGCGCCGCCAtccagagagaagaaaagagtgaGCTTTGGCCCCATTCAAGTGGCTTCATTTAACGAATCAGCGGAAAAGGGATTGAATGAGAAAAATCTAACAAGTGGACACACAACTGAGACTGTGTCAGTTCCACTAAACAGCACAAAAGCACTTGGAAATCCAGCTGGGTCGGCACTTGAACCCCAGACGACACCAACCTCAGAAATGAATGGTGACAAGGCTGAAATTCTGCCACCTAAAGGTGAGACAAAGGCCAAATCACTCAGTCTCCAACAGTACAGACAGCTGCGCCAGAAGAGACAGCCCCTGGTGGAGAAACAGAGGAACTACACGACCAAGTGGCCCTCCGTTTCTGAGCCCCCCAAGGAGTTGCCCCCCATCCTCTGTTTACAGGGACGAAGACAAAATAGCTGTGGACCAAAGACAGCACACCACTATCCAGACCATACCACAATCAGTATTAATCATATCCATAAACCTGGGTACAAGACTTTATCCCATCGTACCTCTCTACCGCCAAGGCCTAGCCCCTCACAGTCAAAACCACCCAGTCATCCACGCTGCAGCGGATTAGATTTCCCAAGACCTGAATCCAAAACCATCTCACCTGCTGGTCCAATTCCAGACGTCAGAACTAACCCAAATGCGAATGTGcctgaaagcaaaaaaagtcCAGCAAAGAAACCAACATTGCTTAGTAGCGATCCCCCAAATCCTGTCCTCCTTCCCATGCCAGTTAGCCAAACCACATCACTATCAACTGCCGACTCCTCATCAAAATCCAAAGTGGAGTTCTTCAACATAGACTCCGACCTCGAGAGCACCGCACACTTaccaaaaatccaaaatgaaTCCTCAGCAGCATTTCCTCAAACACAGCCATCCTCCTTAGAGCCAAAGCCCCAGGTGTTGCTAGTAAACCAAAACGGCACCGCCCTGCTTCAGGAAATTAATGACAAGTTTACCGAGATAGCCTCAGATGTCTCCTCTAGACCTCCAGCGTTGTGTCCTGccacaacacaaactgaaccTGCCTCAGAGTGCAATAAACTACAGCCACACAAATACAGCGTGAGCccaaaaaaagaaccaaagacTCCTCAGTCACCAAGTCCAGATCCAGTGAGGCAAATAAAGTGCCCTTCCTCCACGCCACTCTCTGCTCAGCCACCTTGTCCTGCAAATGCTCCTGTACCGAAAAAGAAGGAGGTGTTACCAAAGGTTCCCCCAAGTATTTCTTCTCCGGAGGAACCACCATCCACTCTTCAGGTTGGCTGTAGAGCACAGAGTGCAACATCCGACTCAG GAATTGAAGCCCCCGATCTGACCAGCCTTCTCGAACAGTTTGAGGAAACACAAG CTAAAGTGGAGAGCGTCTGTGAGAACCAGCCCCGACTCGTTAGTGCTACTCGTACCGCGAACCTACAAACAGAAGGACGCACAGAGCTGGATAGAAGTCAGCCTGCGGGATCAGAAAAGACCTCGCAATTACTACCGACCCCCTCTGTGGAACCACTTGAACCTTCAGAAACCAACCGGACCCCAAAAACCCTCAGGAATCTGCCACAGTTCCAAACGTTGGAGTGTGTGGACATCCCCGAGCCCCTCGGCACTGAAATCATCCTCCGCACTCAGCAAGAGCAGCCTGCGAGACGCAAAAATCCTCCATCCAAGGCCATTCAGATCATCGATCCCCGTCCTCTACCATCCAAGAAGACTCACATCAGCACTTCAGAGCCTCCCGCTGCTCACGCCTCTCCTCACACGTATTCATCCGTATCATTGGATCACGATTACTGCGCGCCTGTGGATCACTCACTTACAAGCGCCACTCAGCGTAGCAGAGCTAAGCCCTCCATACTCAAGGATATTTCTAAAATTACTAATGAATCGCAGGTTACTGCTCTCGACtcatgtgctgctgctgaatggAAAACCCAGACCTCGACTGGACAAACAAAGTCTGTGTTGCAGCATCACTCTGAGCAACCCAGGACTAGATCAGAGTCACACCAGTCCACAGACAGATCTCCGCAGTTTTCAGACTGCAGTGCTGCCGCAGGAGACGGTGGTGCAAGTGAAGACGAGACAGCCCCATGCCCTCTCCCTACACCTCCACCCAGCCCTCCTctcagagggagggagaagaggagatatcGGAGAAGATCCCCTAATTCCGactccagctccagctgctcctcctcgtcatcttcctcctccagctctgtgtCTCActctccaaaaagaaaaaa GCTCCGTCACAAGCGTTCAGCGAGCAGTTCATGTTCGTCGTCCCCCTGTCGCTCCGTTTCCCACTCCCCACCTCGGCGCTACAGGTTGTCTTACTCCAGATCGAGATGCAGCAGGTCAAGATCCAGATCTTGGTCCCAGTCCAGGTCCCCATCTAGATCCCGATCACCATCCCCACGGATTTACTGTAGGCAGTGGAAAGACGTTTACAG cagcagagaatcCAGGAAGCTCAGGAGAGAGCACGAGATTAGGATTCAGAAACTTAAAGCCATA GATGAGCGCAGGGTAGTGTACGTCGGCCGCATCCGCAGGTCTATGACACACGACGAACTGAGAGAACGCTTCTCTCAGTTCGGAGAGGTGGAGTGTGTTTCCCTTCACTTCAGAGACAGGGG AGACCACTACGGCTTTGTCACGTTCTACAACATGGAAGATGCTTTCGCAGCCATTGATAATGGCGGCAAACTACGGAAGGCTGATGAGCTGCCATTTGACATCTGCTTCGGTGGTAGAAGACAGTTCTGCAGTTCTAACTACTCTGATCTAG aCGCAAACAGAGATGCAGACCTGTCTCCTGCCAAGACTAGGTTTGAGGACTTCGACTTTGATTCCCTGCTGAAGCAGGCCCAGAGAGGATTAAAGAGGTAG